One window from the genome of Gopherus evgoodei ecotype Sinaloan lineage chromosome 2, rGopEvg1_v1.p, whole genome shotgun sequence encodes:
- the LOC115647170 gene encoding heat shock protein 30C-like encodes MFPLRVWQSQDYGPVWLRSRAPVSSRLGPGPHSLWDQLVGDVQTHLDEMERMRHSLLLAYPLLCGEAEGSRTPRQSSQTLAEGAGKEPGSQAQGKERYQLSMDVSGFSPAELMVRVDGRKLTVTGKHEKKTESEAGVRSQEYREIRRETLLPEDVNVQAVLCSLSQDGQLCIEAPRLALPAAQGRDIPISVCQGVKAGEGNLPTEGKEPGSSEMETGGESEVTSPSDS; translated from the coding sequence ATGTTCCCGCTCCGAGTGTGGCAGTCGCAAGACTATGGCCCCGTGTGGCTCCGCAGCAGAGCCCCAGTGTCCAGCCGCCTGGGGCCGGGTCCCCACAGCCTCTGGGACCAGCTGGTGGGGGACGTGCAGACGCACCTGGACGAGATGGAGCGAATGAGACACTCCCTCCTTCTGGCTTATCCCCTTCTCTGCGGGGAGGCCGAGGGGAGCAGGACCCCGAGGCAGAGCAGCCAGACCCTGGCTGagggtgctgggaaggagcccgGGTCCCAGGcgcaggggaaggagaggtacCAGCTCTCCATGGACGTGAGCGGCTTCTCCCCAGCTGAGCTGATGGTGAGAGTGGACGGGAGGAAGCTGACGGTGACGGGGAAGCATGAGAAGAAAACGGAGTCGGAGGCTGGAGTCCGCTCCCAGGAATACAGAGAGATCCGCAGAGAAACTCTCCTGCCGGAAGACGTGAACGTGCAGGCCgtgctctgctccctgtcccaggaTGGGCAGCTCTGCATCGAGGCGCCACGTCTGGCCCTGCCAGCGGCACAGGGGAGAGACATTCCCATCAGTGTGTGCCAGGGGGTGAAGGCAGGAGAAGGAAACCTGCCCACGGAGGGAAAGGAGCCGGGGAGCAGCGAGATGGAGACAGGAGGAGAGAGCGAGGTGACCAGCCCCAGTGATTCCTGA